From Solea senegalensis isolate Sse05_10M linkage group LG7, IFAPA_SoseM_1, whole genome shotgun sequence, a single genomic window includes:
- the def8 gene encoding differentially expressed in FDCP 8 homolog isoform X1, producing MEYDEKLALFRQTRLNPFDRGEEEEEEDDAPQGGKVPPQHEIRSELFSRSRTHSTDRTMDLGLAEDHFSCPMGSFVASDIEQLKMAIEECKKLILELPEHSERQKDTVVKLIHLRLKLQELKDPEEDEPNLRVLLEHRFSKEKSKSVKQTCDKCSTIIWGLIQTWYTCSGCYYRCHSKCMNLITKPCVKSKVSHQSEYELSICPEIGLDRQDYRCAECRTPISLRGVPSEARQCDYTGQYYCSTCHWNDTAIIPARVIHNWEFEQRKVCRSSLRYLGLMMPRPVLKLKEINPLLFNFVEELVEIRKLRQDILLMKPYFITCKEAMEARLLLQLQDRQHFVENDDMYSLQDLIDISSGRLSCSLTEIHTTFAKHIKLDCERCQAKGFVCELCKEGDILFPFDSHTSVCHDCSAVFHRDCYYDNSTTCPRCARMTERKQDDVSEDT from the exons AAATCAGATCCGAGCTGTTCTCTAGGAGCAGAACTCACAGCACAGACCGGACCATGGACCTTGGTCTAGCGGAAGATCACTTCTCATGTCCTATG GGTTCTTTTGTGGCGTCCGACATTGAACAGCTGAAAATGGCCATAGAGGAGTGTAAAAAACTGATCTTGGAGCTGCCAGAACATTCGGAGAGACAAAAGGACACCGTGGTGAAACTTATTCACCTTCGTCTCAAACTGCAGGAGCTTAAG GACCCAGAGGAGGATGAACCCAATCTGAGGGTTTTGCTCGAGCACCGCTTTTCGAAGGAAAAGAGCAAGAGCGTGAAACAGACATGTGACAAGTGTAGCACTATCATCTGGGGCCTTATTCAGACGTGGTATACCTGCTCAG GTTGTTATTACCGCTGCCACAGTAAGTGTATGAACCTGATTACCAAGCCCTGTGTGAAATCAAAGGTCAGCCACCAGTCGGAATACGAGCTCAGCATCTGCCCTGAGATTGGACTCGACCGGCAGGACTACCGCTGCGCAGAATGTCGCACGCCTATTTCACTGA GAGGTGTCCCAAGTGAGGCCAGACAGTGTGACTACACAGGCCAGTATTACTGCAGCACATGTCACTGGAACGACACGGCCATCATCCCAGCTCGTGTCATCCACAACTGGGAGTTTGAACAACGCAAG GTTTGTCGCTCCTCTTTGCGCTACCTGGGTCTGATGATGCCACGACCTGTGCTGAAGCTGAAGGAAATCAACCCTCTGCTGTTCAACTTTGTGGAGGAACTGGTCGAGATCAGG aAACTTCGTCAGGACATTCTGTTGATGAAACCATATTTTATTACCTGTAAAGAGGCAATGGAGGCTCGGCTACTGCTACAG CTACAAGATCGACAGCACTTTGTAGAGAACGATGACATGTACTCGCTACAGGATTTAATTGACATCTCCAGTGGGAGACTGAGCTGCTCCCTGACTGAGATTCACACTACATTCGCCAAACACATCAAACTAGACTGTGAG cGTTGTCAGGCCAAAGGatttgtgtgtgagctgtgcAAAGAAGGAGACATCCTGTTCCCTTTCGACAGTCACACCTCCGTCTGCCACGACTGCTCTGCTGTTTTCCACAG AGACTGTTACTATGACAACTCCACAACTTGTCCCCGGTGTGCCCGGATGACTGAGCGCAAACAGGACGATGTGTCGGAAGACACGTAA
- the def8 gene encoding differentially expressed in FDCP 8 homolog isoform X2, with translation MFSSEVYAEIRSELFSRSRTHSTDRTMDLGLAEDHFSCPMGSFVASDIEQLKMAIEECKKLILELPEHSERQKDTVVKLIHLRLKLQELKDPEEDEPNLRVLLEHRFSKEKSKSVKQTCDKCSTIIWGLIQTWYTCSGCYYRCHSKCMNLITKPCVKSKVSHQSEYELSICPEIGLDRQDYRCAECRTPISLRGVPSEARQCDYTGQYYCSTCHWNDTAIIPARVIHNWEFEQRKVCRSSLRYLGLMMPRPVLKLKEINPLLFNFVEELVEIRKLRQDILLMKPYFITCKEAMEARLLLQLQDRQHFVENDDMYSLQDLIDISSGRLSCSLTEIHTTFAKHIKLDCERCQAKGFVCELCKEGDILFPFDSHTSVCHDCSAVFHRDCYYDNSTTCPRCARMTERKQDDVSEDT, from the exons ATGTTTTCATCAGAGGTGTATGCAG AAATCAGATCCGAGCTGTTCTCTAGGAGCAGAACTCACAGCACAGACCGGACCATGGACCTTGGTCTAGCGGAAGATCACTTCTCATGTCCTATG GGTTCTTTTGTGGCGTCCGACATTGAACAGCTGAAAATGGCCATAGAGGAGTGTAAAAAACTGATCTTGGAGCTGCCAGAACATTCGGAGAGACAAAAGGACACCGTGGTGAAACTTATTCACCTTCGTCTCAAACTGCAGGAGCTTAAG GACCCAGAGGAGGATGAACCCAATCTGAGGGTTTTGCTCGAGCACCGCTTTTCGAAGGAAAAGAGCAAGAGCGTGAAACAGACATGTGACAAGTGTAGCACTATCATCTGGGGCCTTATTCAGACGTGGTATACCTGCTCAG GTTGTTATTACCGCTGCCACAGTAAGTGTATGAACCTGATTACCAAGCCCTGTGTGAAATCAAAGGTCAGCCACCAGTCGGAATACGAGCTCAGCATCTGCCCTGAGATTGGACTCGACCGGCAGGACTACCGCTGCGCAGAATGTCGCACGCCTATTTCACTGA GAGGTGTCCCAAGTGAGGCCAGACAGTGTGACTACACAGGCCAGTATTACTGCAGCACATGTCACTGGAACGACACGGCCATCATCCCAGCTCGTGTCATCCACAACTGGGAGTTTGAACAACGCAAG GTTTGTCGCTCCTCTTTGCGCTACCTGGGTCTGATGATGCCACGACCTGTGCTGAAGCTGAAGGAAATCAACCCTCTGCTGTTCAACTTTGTGGAGGAACTGGTCGAGATCAGG aAACTTCGTCAGGACATTCTGTTGATGAAACCATATTTTATTACCTGTAAAGAGGCAATGGAGGCTCGGCTACTGCTACAG CTACAAGATCGACAGCACTTTGTAGAGAACGATGACATGTACTCGCTACAGGATTTAATTGACATCTCCAGTGGGAGACTGAGCTGCTCCCTGACTGAGATTCACACTACATTCGCCAAACACATCAAACTAGACTGTGAG cGTTGTCAGGCCAAAGGatttgtgtgtgagctgtgcAAAGAAGGAGACATCCTGTTCCCTTTCGACAGTCACACCTCCGTCTGCCACGACTGCTCTGCTGTTTTCCACAG AGACTGTTACTATGACAACTCCACAACTTGTCCCCGGTGTGCCCGGATGACTGAGCGCAAACAGGACGATGTGTCGGAAGACACGTAA